A section of the Paenibacillus odorifer genome encodes:
- a CDS encoding M24 family metallopeptidase gives MNNALTSLEQQMAGEGLDALLVTDPKHVYYLTGFASDPHERFLGLLLIRGEEPMLILPALDAEAAQAASSVTKILTHSDTDNPYNLLKDCFGSSKLGTLGIEKEHFSVARFEHLTAAVPAERFSDIGPLLRSMRSKKTPDEVKRMKHAAELVEEALRRVLTHVKTGVTENDLVAELEYLMKKVGASGPSFDTMVLSGPKTALPHGVPGNRVIQPGDFLMFDIGVYADGYASDITRTFAIESVDDKLITIYNTVLAANEAGIAASNPGAPFGSVDKAARDVIEEAGFGEYFLHRVGHGLGMDVHEYPSLHGQNDDIIEIGNVFTVEPGIYVPGLAGVRIEDDLIITAEGAETLTSFPKELTILHL, from the coding sequence ATGAATAATGCTCTGACAAGCCTAGAGCAGCAAATGGCGGGCGAAGGCCTGGATGCCCTGCTCGTAACAGATCCCAAGCATGTCTACTACTTAACCGGCTTCGCCAGCGATCCGCATGAACGTTTTCTGGGTCTGCTGCTGATACGCGGAGAAGAGCCTATGCTCATTCTGCCTGCATTGGATGCAGAAGCGGCTCAAGCGGCTTCTTCGGTCACCAAAATCCTAACTCACAGTGACACTGATAATCCCTATAACCTGCTAAAAGATTGTTTCGGCAGCAGCAAGCTTGGAACTCTTGGCATAGAGAAGGAACATTTCTCAGTAGCCCGTTTTGAACACCTAACCGCTGCTGTTCCAGCTGAACGGTTTAGTGATATTGGTCCATTGCTGCGCAGCATGCGCTCCAAAAAGACCCCGGATGAAGTTAAGCGCATGAAACATGCCGCTGAGCTAGTTGAGGAAGCCTTGCGCCGCGTTCTTACCCACGTAAAAACAGGCGTTACAGAAAACGATCTAGTAGCGGAGCTAGAATATCTAATGAAAAAGGTTGGCGCTTCCGGTCCTTCCTTCGACACTATGGTGCTTTCTGGTCCGAAAACTGCCCTACCTCACGGTGTTCCTGGCAACCGGGTCATTCAGCCAGGCGATTTCCTGATGTTTGATATCGGGGTGTATGCCGATGGTTATGCTTCTGATATTACACGTACCTTTGCAATTGAATCCGTGGACGACAAGCTAATCACTATTTATAACACTGTGCTGGCTGCCAACGAAGCTGGGATCGCTGCCTCCAATCCTGGAGCACCTTTCGGCTCAGTCGACAAAGCTGCACGTGATGTAATTGAGGAAGCTGGATTCGGGGAATATTTCTTGCACCGTGTCGGACACGGACTGGGCATGGATGTTCATGAATATCCATCACTTCACGGACAGAACGATGACATTATCGAGATCGGCAATGTGTTCACCGTTGAGCCAGGAATTTATGTGCCTGGACTAGCGGGTGTGCGTATCGAAGATGATCTGATTATTACAGCTGAAGGCGCAGAGACCTTAACAAGCTTCCCTAAGGAACTGACTATTCTTCATTTGTAG
- a CDS encoding YqkE family protein — MAKKKKMPTTPRAATNDGPATLKDLLSSDVLGKLKAQSDALKAEENDRKEAARKAVEDQCKAEQKRLDNDFAHLLENSNQDWKKFK, encoded by the coding sequence GTGGCTAAAAAAAAGAAAATGCCTACCACACCAAGAGCCGCTACGAATGATGGCCCTGCTACGTTAAAAGACCTGCTAAGCAGTGATGTTCTAGGAAAGCTGAAGGCGCAATCTGATGCGTTGAAAGCGGAGGAAAATGACCGTAAAGAAGCTGCCCGTAAGGCAGTGGAAGATCAGTGCAAGGCTGAGCAGAAGCGGTTGGATAATGATTTTGCACATTTGCTGGAGAACAGTAATCAGGATTGGAAGAAATTTAAATAA
- a CDS encoding GNAT family N-acetyltransferase — MNWENSRIEDATSADLAAIVDIYNSTIAGRMVTADLEPITVADREKWFLEHNSHHRPLWVLKQGDEIAAWFSFQSFYGRPAYNATAEISVYVNEKFRGGGAGRILLTEAIEKAPSLGIKNLVGFVFGHNDPSLGLLKKFGFKEWGMLPGVAELDGIERDLVIVGLKV, encoded by the coding sequence ATGAATTGGGAGAACAGCAGAATTGAAGATGCGACATCTGCAGACTTAGCAGCTATTGTAGATATTTATAACTCAACGATTGCTGGGAGGATGGTAACTGCAGATCTGGAACCCATTACTGTTGCAGACCGGGAGAAATGGTTTCTTGAGCATAACAGCCATCACCGTCCCTTATGGGTACTGAAGCAAGGAGATGAAATTGCAGCATGGTTCAGTTTTCAATCCTTCTATGGTCGTCCAGCGTATAATGCAACAGCAGAAATCAGCGTATACGTGAATGAAAAGTTCCGTGGTGGTGGTGCTGGCAGAATTCTTCTGACAGAGGCCATTGAGAAAGCCCCTAGTCTCGGAATTAAGAATCTAGTCGGCTTTGTGTTTGGACATAATGATCCAAGCCTTGGTTTGCTGAAAAAATTTGGTTTTAAAGAGTGGGGAATGCTGCCTGGTGTGGCTGAACTTGACGGTATAGAGCGTGATTTAGTCATTGTAGGCCTTAAAGTCTAA
- a CDS encoding SDR family oxidoreductase — protein MRGTIALVTGANSGMGLATTVELARKGAKVIMVCRNRQRGEEALAAAKQKSHSEDIELMLCDLASLESIRSFAEEFTMKYPVLDILINNAGVVTIKRQLTKDGFEMDLGVNHLGHFLLTNLLLESLQAAEQGRIIVVASGAYKIGALHYEDPTLARRFNPAKAYARSKLANILFTRELASRLHGTRVTVNCLHPGAVGTNIGVNRQTGFGKSVLKLLSYFFLTPEQGADTAIYLATDPDLEEVTGQYYYRRKIKQLSPRAQNTIEAERLWQWSQEQVGLS, from the coding sequence ATGAGAGGAACAATCGCACTTGTTACCGGAGCGAATTCCGGTATGGGGCTGGCTACAACAGTTGAACTGGCTCGCAAGGGAGCCAAAGTCATTATGGTTTGCCGTAATCGCCAGCGGGGAGAAGAAGCACTTGCTGCCGCCAAACAAAAGAGCCACTCCGAGGATATCGAGCTCATGTTGTGTGATCTGGCTTCACTTGAGAGCATTCGCAGCTTTGCTGAGGAATTTACTATGAAATATCCGGTTCTAGACATACTTATCAATAACGCCGGGGTAGTCACGATTAAGCGTCAGCTTACGAAGGACGGCTTTGAGATGGATCTTGGCGTAAATCATTTGGGGCATTTTCTACTTACAAATCTGTTACTTGAGTCGTTGCAGGCAGCAGAGCAAGGCCGTATCATTGTGGTTGCCTCCGGTGCTTACAAAATAGGTGCGCTCCATTATGAAGATCCAACCCTGGCTCGCCGTTTTAATCCTGCAAAAGCCTATGCCCGATCCAAGCTAGCCAATATTCTGTTCACGCGGGAGCTGGCTTCGCGTCTTCACGGAACAAGGGTGACGGTGAATTGCTTGCATCCAGGTGCAGTGGGGACGAATATAGGTGTAAACCGGCAGACAGGCTTCGGCAAGTCGGTACTTAAGTTACTCTCATACTTTTTCTTAACACCTGAACAAGGCGCCGATACAGCGATTTATTTGGCTACAGATCCTGATCTTGAAGAGGTAACCGGTCAATATTATTATCGAAGAAAGATTAAACAACTGTCTCCCAGAGCGCAGAATACAATAGAGGCCGAACGGCTGTGGCAATGGAGCCAGGAGCAGGTCGGCCTGAGTTAA
- a CDS encoding ABC transporter permease — protein sequence MKLKYLSLLLIVFSFISLFIGVKDISPLDLFHLTESQAQTLLVSRIPRLAALIIAGVSMSIAGLIMQQLSRNKFVSPTTAGTMDSAKFGILVSLMLFTGATPMQKLLVAFVFALLGTFIFMRILDRIKFKDSIFIPLVGLMFGNIVGSITTFFAYKNDLIQNISSWMLGDFSTIIKGQYELIYISIPLVILAYLFANKFTVAGMGEDFSVNLGMNYKAVVNVGLVIVALISSVVILTVGTIPFLGLVVPNIVTLYIGDNLKKSLAHTAILGAVFLLFCDILGRLIIYPYEISISLTVGVIGSGLFIYLLMRRKAN from the coding sequence ATGAAACTAAAATATTTGTCCCTACTTCTAATAGTATTTTCATTTATTTCTTTGTTTATAGGCGTTAAAGATATATCCCCATTAGATCTCTTTCATCTTACGGAATCTCAAGCACAGACCTTGCTGGTAAGCCGGATTCCCCGGTTAGCCGCATTGATTATCGCTGGAGTCAGCATGAGTATTGCCGGATTAATTATGCAACAGCTGTCACGCAATAAATTCGTCTCACCGACTACGGCAGGGACGATGGATTCCGCAAAATTTGGTATTCTCGTATCCCTCATGTTATTCACAGGCGCAACGCCAATGCAGAAATTGCTTGTTGCTTTTGTTTTTGCGCTATTGGGCACCTTTATTTTTATGAGAATCCTGGATCGGATCAAGTTCAAGGATAGTATTTTTATCCCGCTGGTCGGACTCATGTTCGGCAACATTGTAGGCTCGATTACAACATTTTTTGCGTATAAAAATGATTTGATTCAGAATATCTCATCTTGGATGCTTGGGGATTTCTCGACGATTATCAAAGGCCAATACGAATTAATTTATATCAGCATTCCACTTGTCATTCTGGCGTATCTCTTCGCTAATAAATTTACGGTAGCCGGTATGGGCGAGGATTTTTCCGTCAATCTTGGCATGAACTACAAAGCGGTGGTCAACGTGGGATTGGTAATTGTAGCGTTAATCTCTTCTGTTGTCATTTTAACCGTAGGTACGATTCCATTTCTGGGTCTAGTAGTACCTAACATTGTAACGTTGTACATAGGGGATAACCTCAAAAAAAGTCTGGCGCATACAGCCATTCTCGGAGCGGTGTTCCTCCTGTTCTGCGATATTCTGGGCAGGCTCATTATCTATCCATATGAAATATCAATCAGTCTCACGGTAGGCGTCATCGGTAGTGGTCTATTTATCTACTTGCTGATGAGAAGAAAGGCGAACTAG
- a CDS encoding winged helix-turn-helix transcriptional regulator, protein MKSNDLCPRLQKSMDIIGRRWTGLIIYQLLQGPQRFNVIEAALPISGRLLSERLKELEQEGIVLREVFPETPVRIQYSLTDKGLALESVIRDLQSWSKEWVDCDTDNLNPTLKM, encoded by the coding sequence ATGAAGTCCAATGATTTATGTCCCCGGCTACAAAAAAGTATGGATATTATCGGCAGGCGTTGGACTGGTTTAATTATCTACCAGCTCCTTCAAGGACCCCAACGTTTCAATGTAATTGAAGCGGCATTGCCCATCAGTGGAAGACTGCTCTCCGAACGGCTCAAAGAGCTGGAACAGGAAGGGATCGTTCTTCGAGAAGTGTTCCCAGAGACCCCCGTGCGAATCCAATATTCTTTGACGGATAAAGGTCTTGCCCTGGAATCAGTCATCCGAGACTTACAGAGTTGGTCCAAAGAATGGGTCGATTGCGACACCGATAACCTAAATCCAACTCTCAAAATGTAA
- a CDS encoding iron chelate uptake ABC transporter family permease subunit, which yields MKTKLTILSISAVALIVLFMTYHALGNWDYVLPSRGRKLAAILITGAVIAVSTVVFQSITNNRILTPSILGLDSLYMLIQTFGVYALGSSNMTFMNKNINFLFSACLMVLFSGVLYKLMFRREGQNIYFLLLVGLIMGTMFQSASSFMEVLIDPNEFLILQGKMFASFNNVSSDLLILSTIVLTLTTLYFLRFVKYLDVISLGKDEAINLGINYDYVVKRLLVIVSIYVSISTALVGPITFLGLLVANVGHQLFRTYKHAYLIPGTILLSIVALVGGQFLVERVFGFNTTVSVIINFAGGVYFVYLLLKENKSW from the coding sequence ATGAAGACAAAACTAACTATATTATCAATAAGTGCTGTCGCCCTCATCGTCTTGTTTATGACGTATCATGCTTTGGGAAATTGGGACTACGTTCTGCCCAGCCGGGGAAGAAAGCTGGCGGCCATTCTGATTACCGGAGCTGTGATAGCTGTCTCTACCGTAGTTTTTCAGAGCATCACGAACAATCGTATTTTGACACCAAGTATTCTCGGGCTCGATTCCCTGTACATGTTAATCCAGACGTTCGGTGTTTATGCCTTAGGTTCATCGAATATGACCTTTATGAATAAAAACATCAACTTCTTGTTCTCTGCGTGCCTCATGGTCCTGTTTTCAGGCGTATTGTATAAGCTAATGTTCCGTAGGGAAGGACAAAATATTTATTTCCTGCTGCTGGTAGGGCTGATCATGGGGACGATGTTCCAGAGCGCGTCTTCTTTTATGGAAGTGCTTATTGATCCGAACGAATTCCTGATTCTACAGGGGAAAATGTTCGCCAGCTTCAACAATGTCAGCAGTGACCTATTGATTCTTTCTACCATTGTTCTGACGCTAACTACGTTGTATTTCTTGCGATTTGTTAAGTATTTGGATGTTATTTCGCTTGGGAAAGATGAAGCCATTAATCTGGGGATCAATTATGACTATGTGGTCAAAAGGCTGCTAGTTATTGTATCTATCTACGTTTCGATCTCGACGGCTCTAGTGGGGCCAATCACTTTCTTAGGTTTGTTGGTAGCTAATGTGGGACACCAGCTGTTCCGTACCTATAAGCATGCCTATCTGATTCCTGGAACGATTCTGCTGAGTATTGTTGCGCTTGTCGGTGGGCAGTTCCTGGTCGAACGTGTTTTTGGATTTAATACTACGGTTAGTGTGATTATCAATTTTGCAGGCGGCGTCTACTTCGTCTATCTGCTGTTAAAGGAGAATAAGTCGTGGTAG